Proteins from a genomic interval of Medicago truncatula cultivar Jemalong A17 chromosome 3, MtrunA17r5.0-ANR, whole genome shotgun sequence:
- the LOC25481093 gene encoding acetyl-CoA acetyltransferase, cytosolic 1, with product MAPAAASSDSSIQPRDVCIVGVARTPMGAFLGTLSSVPATKLGSIAIEAALKRANVDPAIVEEVFFGNVLSANLGQAPARQAALGAGLSKSVVCTTVNKVCASGMKATMLAAQSIQLGINDVVVAGGMENMSSVPKYLAEARKGSRLGHDSLVDGMLKDGLWDVYKDVGMGVCAELCADNHSITREDQDNYAVQSFERGISAQENGYFGWEITPVEVSGGRGRPSTIVDKDEGLGKFDAAKLRKLRPSFKETGGSVTAGNASSISDGAAALVLVSGEKALKLGLQVIAKITGYADAAQDPELFTTAPAIAIPKAIANAGLETSKIDFYEINEAFAVVALANQKLLGLDSAKVNVHGGAVSLGHPLGCSGARILVTLLGVLKQKNGKYGVGGVCNGGGGASALVVELL from the exons ATGGCTCCGGCAGCAGCATCTTCAGACTCCTCTATACAGCCTAgag ATGTTTGCATCGTTGGTGTTGCACGTACACCAATGGGTGCGTTTCTTGGTACTCTTTCATCTGTACCTGCCACCAAGCTAGGCTCGATAGCTATTGAAG CTGCTCTTAAAAGGGCCAATGTTGATCCAGCAATTGTGGAAGAAGTATTCTTTGGGAATGTCCTTAGTGCTAATTTGGGGCAAGCTCCTGCTagacaagctgctcttggagcAGGACTATCGAAATCAGTAGTCTGCACAACTGTTAACAAAGTTTGTGCGTCAGGAATGAAAG CTACAATGCTTGCCGCCCAAAGTATTCAATTGGGCATAAATGACGTTGTTGTGGCCGGTGGTATGGAAAACATGTCTAGTGTACCTAAGTACCTGGCAGAAGCAAG AAAAGGATCCCGCCTTGGACACGATTCACTAGTTGATGGGATGTTAAAAGATGGTCTGTGGGATGTTTATAAGGATGTAGGTATGGGTGTGTGTGCTGAACTCTGTGCAGATAACCATTCAATAACAAGAGAAGACCAG GATAATTATGCAGTTCAGAGTTTTGAACGTGGAATTTCTGCCCAAGAAAATGGTTACTTTGGGTGGGAAATCACTCCGGTTGAAGTCTCTGGTGGAAGGGGAAGACCATCAACAATTGTTGACAAGGATGAGGGCCTAGGAAAG TTTGATGCTGCCAAGTTACGCAAACTTCGACCAAGCTTCAAGGAGACTGGAGGCTCTGTTACTGCCGGCAATGCTTCCAGCATAAG TGATGGTGCTGCTGCATTAGTTTTGGTGAGTGGAGAGAAGGCATTGAAGCTTGGGCTTCAGGTCATTGCGAAAATCACTGGATACGCTGATGCTGCTCAG GACCCAGAGTTATTTACAACAGCTCCAGCCATTGCCATCCCCAAAGCTATTGCCAATGCAGGGCTGGAGActtcaaaaattgatttttatgaaattaatgaAGCCTTTGCG GTTGTGGCTCTTGCAAATCAGAAACTTCTTGGACTAGATTCG GCAAAAGTAAATGTACATGGTGGAGCTGTATCATTGGGCCATCCTCTTGGTTGCAGTGGTGCTCGTATCCTGGTGACACTTTTGGGG GTACTGAAGCAGAAAAACGGAAAGTACGGTGTAGGTGGTGTTTGCAACGGAGGAGGTGGTGCATCTGCCCTTGTTGTGGAGCTCCTGTGA
- the LOC120579384 gene encoding uncharacterized protein codes for MGMVEVISLPFIFFCLVIGFGCYFFGRARGRRDVYTNPQVYGMPIPPPGTAAANSSFPSSSPPPQYSKPNLASNV; via the coding sequence atggGAATGGTAGAGGTGATATCTCTTCCTTTTATATTCTTCTGCTTAGTTATTGGTTTTGGTTGTTACTTCTTTGGAAGAGCTAGAGGAAGACGTGATGTATACACAAACCCTCAAGTTTATGGTATGCCAATTCCACCACCAGGCACTGCTGCTGCAAATAGTTCCTTCCCTTCATCATCTCCTCCACCACAATATTCCAAGCCAAACCTTGCTTCCAACGTTTGA